Proteins encoded together in one Candidatus Latescibacter sp. window:
- a CDS encoding T9SS type A sorting domain-containing protein: protein AAVNDQSNTVFTIASGVDVAAQTPQEFKLGEAYPNPFNPSATIEYSLPKEVQIILEIHNISGQKVATVDSGRKSAGKHTVVWDARGLPSGVYFYTLRAEEYVKTGKALLMK from the coding sequence GCGGCGGTGAATGACCAGAGCAACACAGTGTTTACGATCGCTTCCGGGGTAGATGTTGCGGCGCAGACGCCGCAGGAATTCAAGCTGGGGGAAGCCTACCCGAATCCGTTCAATCCGAGCGCGACCATTGAATACTCTCTCCCGAAAGAAGTGCAGATCATTCTCGAAATCCACAACATCTCCGGGCAGAAAGTCGCGACAGTCGACAGCGGCAGAAAGAGCGCCGGGAAGCATACAGTGGTATGGGATGCCCGTGGCCTCCCGAGCGGCGTGTATTTCTACACCTTGCGGGCTGAAGAATATGTTAAAACGGGCAAGGCGCTTCTGATGAAATAG